The following proteins are co-located in the Nerophis ophidion isolate RoL-2023_Sa linkage group LG04, RoL_Noph_v1.0, whole genome shotgun sequence genome:
- the LOC133550995 gene encoding class I histocompatibility antigen, F10 alpha chain-like — MNLFLFFLLVVQMHSVTPVIHTLQYFRTVSSQVTNFPEYVSVGYVDGVQISHYDSNSRKDEAKQDWMNKITAENPKYWQRQTEISVANELRGKHNLEVLKKRFNQTGSVHIFQMMSGCEWNDETDEVKGWEQQGYDGEDLISLDMKTWTYTAAKQQAFPTKLEWDQNKHLLEYIKFYYTEDCPSYLKKHVNNGKEVLMRTELPEVFLLQKTPSSPVSCMATGFYPDGADLFWRKDGEQIFEDVEHGEILPNHDGTFQMSVHLKVEVTADVEGKYECVFQLSGVKEDLVTKLERRSILSNASHEDNLSVALAATAAVLAVAAIIIIIIMVMVRRHRNRQAQYDPAPRHGGVELDENVQAAEG, encoded by the exons atgaacttgtttttattctttcttctggtcgtgcaaatgcacagcgtgacgcctg tgattcacacgctgcagtatttccGCACTGTGTCCTCTCAAGTTACAAACTTCCCAGAGTATGTGAGtgttggttatgttgatggagttcagatttctcactatgacagcaacagcaggaaagatgaagccaaacaggactggatgaacaaaatcacagcagagAATCCAAAATACTGGCAGAGACAAACAGAGATCAGTGTTGCTAATGAGTTGAGGGGCAAACACAACCTTGAAGTTCTTAAgaagcgtttcaaccaaactggaa gtgttCACATTTTCCAGATGATGTctggatgtgaatggaatgatgagactgatgaagttaaaggttggGAACAGCAaggttatgatggagaagatttgatatcgttggacatgaagacatggacatatactgcagcaaaacaacaagctttccccaCCAAACTCGAGTGGGACCAGAACAAACATCTACTAGAATACATAAAGTTTTACTACACTGAGGAttgtccttcttacttgaagaagcatgtgaacaatgggaaggaggtcctaatgagaacag agcttccagaggtgttcctgctccagaagacgccgtcctctccggtcagctgcatggcgacaggtttctaccccgacggtgccgacctgttttggaggaaagacggcgagcagatcttcgaggacgtggagcacggagagatactccccaaccacgacggaaccttccagatgtcggtgcacttgaaagtggaggtgacggccgacgtggagggcaagtacgaatgtgtgtttcagctgtcaggcgtcaaggaggacttggtcaccaagctggagagaagaagcatcctgagcaacgcaagccatgaag acaacttgagcgtcgccctcgctgccacggcggcggtcctcgctgtggcggccatcatcatcatcatcatcatggtcatggtcaggcgtcacagaaacagacaag cccagtacgatccagctc ctcgccacggcggcgtggagctcgacgagaacgtgcaggcagctgaaggctga